The genomic interval GTAAAATCACAGATTCTGTTTTACCTTGGGAAAGACACTGTTGACTTCCTCGTAGATGCTTTGTGTTATCATGACCAACAGGGTGCATATGTTTTGTTATTTGCAGTCACAGTATCctactaatctttttttttttttttaatccattcctgTTTGTTCCATAGGCATTGTTCTCTGTTCTTGGAGGAAAGAGAATGCGCTGTACTTGGGCTGGTTCTCTTCTGTCTTCAAGTTAATTTTTTCCCTATTTCTAAGCCTAATGACCATTGCTATCTtattaacaatttttattttttgctctttGTGTGGAAacagaaccagagatcatattagTCCCTACTCCTAGATGGTCGGTGGTGGTAGTCTTGGGTTTCTTTGTGCCTTCATTGTTTTTGGGTGATTAAACTTttccatatatttgaaaactccGAATTTGGTGAGGAAGCTTGTATGGTAAACACCTGATCTTATATGTATTGCATATACAGCTGGGTTTTTGGAAGTGCGCTGAGATTAGGATAGGTAGCATAGTGTTCAGAGCTCCTATTGCTCAGGGCCAAAAATATTTGCAGGTTGGTGGTGCACAGGGCCAGAGATACCACAATCCTTGCCAGTAtgtggctgtgctaggtcttagttgcagcatgcaagatcttttagttgtggcatgggaactcccagttgcagtatgtgggatccaggggaccagggatcaaacccagccccccttgcattgggagtgtggagccttAGCTGCTGGATTACCAAGGAAGTTCCTCTGGCCAGAATGAGAGGATCTGTATCTCACATTTTTTCTGCCAGGTTGCAGAGGCACTGTTTACATCCCAACTGAAACCTCATCAAGAGAAGTCAAATTTTATTATCAAGACCCCAAAGGTAATACCCTGTATCTCACCCTGTCCATTAGAGTGCTTTGGAATTCTGCCCTCTGCTTCCCTTCCCAACcacttttaatgttttcatttgttttggccATACTCCGTGTCTTAcagtgcaggatcttagttccctgaccagggattgaactcatatcctaaacacagagtcctaaccactggacccccagggaattccctactttTAAcgttttttttaactaattttatttatttatttatttatttttttaactaattttaaaaaagtctttactATTCTGGAGGTACTGGGTGGGGCTCATAGTCATCTGAACCCAAAGTGATTTCAACTCCAGACCTTAGATTGTAGATATAGGTTAACTCTTTGTCTTAAATGGACTTGGTTTTGTTTTCACTCTGGCTCCTTTTGATTTCTAGGGTACCAGAGATCTTAGTCCCCAGCAGATGGTGGTGAGGGAGAAAATTCTTGATGTGGTTGTTAGCTGCTTTAAACGTCATGGAGCGAAGGGGTTGGATACCCCGGCATTTGAACTAAAGGTAAGAGGAGAAAAAAGTGCAGGAACCCCATTTCATCACATGCCTTATTTCCCAAGGGGCTTCTAGCCTATGTTCTGGACTTTTCCTTTTAACATGGCACTTGTGTTTGGCCTCTGTAGGAGATGCTCACTGAGAAGTATGGAGAGGACTCTGGGCTCATCTATGACCTGCAGGATCAGGGCGGAGAGCTGCTGTCATTGCGCTATGACCTTACTGTATCCTGAGTTCTGGAGGACTTCCCTCTCTCCAAACCCAGAGGGCATCTCTGACTAACCGGAAAAGAGTGGCTCTGGGACCCTATAGTCTTGTTGGCGGCAGTCTTTACTTCTGGTTTCTTCCAGAAGGCAGTTCTGCCAGCACAGTCTGTCTTAGTGCATTGTCATTTAAGTCTATAGTGTGTTAGgtgaccttccctggtggttcagtggtaagactCATGCAGAGGGTGCAcgatcgatccctggttggggaactgagattcccccACGCCATGCAGcgtgcccccccccacccccccacaaatAGTATGTCAGCATCCCTGGGGGAAGCTTGCCGAAATACAAATTCTTGACCTCTAGCCCCTGATGTTCTTATTTCTGTAGCTGGAGTGGGAGTTagcaatctgcattttaaacaggTACTTGGGAATTAGGATGTAGGTGGTCCTTGAGCATTTGAAGAAAAATTGACTTAGAAATTTTAGACAAATCCAGGTTCTGAAGCTTGACTCTTCTAAGACAGTTAAGAATTGATCTGAGTGGGAGGGAATGGCCAGACTTGAAGTTCTTGAGTCGTTTCTAtctctgtttccactgctttTTACAGAACTTGCAGTCTTGCTAGCTGGGATTCCTTCGTTGACACTATTTAACATACATTGATTGCTAAGCCATGGGTATAGAGAAAGGAGACAAAGAAGGTCCTTGTTCTAATTCTAGTGGATGAGATTTGACTGATAGAGCTCCAGTCCTCCCTAATGTCTTTCCACTGGGCCTAAACTTTGGATGCAGTATCCTTCTTCCTTAACCTATTTATGTGAGGTCCCTTTTGCTCGTTATCTGGCAATGAATAAAGTGAAGAAGATGAAACGCTATCATGTTGGAAAAGTGTGGCGGCGGGAGAGCCCAACCATAGTCCAAGGCCGCTACCGGGAGTTCTACCAGTGTGTAAGAAACCTGATGGAGTTTGAGAGTTCTGGGGGCCACGACCAGGGAACTGGCTGCTCagtaattttttccccatctttttctttGCTGCAGGATTTTGACATTGCTGGTCAGTTTGACCCTATGATCCCTGATGCAGAATGTTTGAAGATCATGTGTGAAATCCTTAGCGGATTGCAGCTGGGGGATTTTCTCATTAAGGTGAAGCCAGAGCTGAGGACTGAGGGGCGAAGTCTGGATTTGGCTCAATGCTGTCTCAAAACTGTCTCAAGACATAGGTGACACCAGCCATTGAGCCTATAGCTCTAGGATTTTCTTTGTACAAGTGTTGCAtttcatatctatatctatataatcATTCTGTGAAACTTCTGTCCCTTTTATGAGTCAGGAGAGCTGGGACTGCCATTGTTTTGATGGAGAGGTCATTGACAaggcatttgggttgcttccattgAGTTCACAGATCAATGACCGGCGGATTTTGGATGGAATATTTGCTGTCTGTGGTGTTCCTGAAAGCAAGTTCCATGCCATCTGCTCCTCAGTAGACAAACTAGACAAGGTAATGAAAAAGACACGCTTCAGTAGACCCTGCCTTCAAACCTATACCCTTAGAGGAGATAGTGGCCAGAAGTGAGTTATTTCTGGGAGGAATGTAAGGAGACATTCTGAAACAAGACCTGAATTTTGCTGTGCAGTTGAGATTATGGCTAGATTTCCTAAACTGCCTCTAACTGTGCTGAATATAGTGTTAGCTACTCATGACATACCTAATGAATGAAACAAGATATCCTTTTCCATTTAGAGAAGGAGGGATCTTGGGGCTAGCCTAATGTTTGGATGTTTGTGCAGATGTCTTGGAAAGATGTCAGACATGAGATGGTGGTAAAGAAAGGCCTGGCTCCTGAAGTGGCTGATCGAATTGGGGATTATGTCCAATGTCATGGTAAGAaccagtgtttttattttagagGTAGGTGATAGAACCAGATTAAGGATGATCTGTGTATAACTTCTACCTCTGAAACAGCTTTTTTCCATAAATGTGCTAAGTTCCAGAGCCTGGTTTGAATTTAATAACCTTTTTACTTACTGTAACCAGTTATGTCTTCAGATATCAAAGATGGAGGTAGAAGAGGGAAATCTGGTTGGATATgatcaggatctttttttttttttaaagaaaatgaggaggactAGTTGAAGCACATTAGGGTTAAATTTGAATGAAACACATCTGGGTGTATAACACAGACCTTATTTCTCCCCACATGTCTCCCCAGGTGGGATATCCTTGGTGGAGCAAATGTTCCAGGATCCCAGACTATCCCAGAACAAGCaggccctggagggcttgggagACCTGAAGCTGCTGTTTGAATACCTGACTTTATTTGGAGTTGCTGAGAAGGTTAGCTGAATAGGGAGTTGACCTCCTGCTGTGTCTAGGGTTCTCAGGGTCCTGAGTCTTGTGTGACACTGACTATAACTTTGTCTCCACAGGTCTCCTTTGACCTGAGCTTGGCTCGAGGCCTGGACTACTATACAGGAGTGATCTATGAAGCAGTGCTGCTACAGACCCCAGTGCATGCTGAGGAGGAGCCACTGAATGTGGGCAGTGTGGCTGCTGGTGGTCGCTATGATGGGCTGGTGGGCATGTTTGACCCCAGAGGCCACAGGGTGCCATGTGTGGGGCTCAGCATTGGGGTAGAGCGAATCTTCTCCATTGTGGAGCAGAGGATGAAGGTAGGTCCTTGGTAGGGTTAGAGTGGGGCTGCACGCATTAAAAACTCATGTTTCTGGAGGTGCAGTTGGACTGTTTTTTgatgattgtttttgtttttttgaaatattAGTGCAAAAGAAGTTATTATTagtttactttctctctctctttcactagATTTTTGGTGAGAAGATACGGACCACAGAGACCCAAGTGTTTGTGGCCACACCACAGAAGAACTTTCTTCAAGAACGGTTGAAGCTAATTGCAGAGCTTTGGGATGCTGGGATCAAGGTATAAAGGAGCTAAAATCCACACCATCTAGGTATATGTAGAATTCATGCACCAGGCCCACTTCTAGCTTATACCTAGGGTGGAACTCAAGACCTTTCTAGTCTTCACTGGAGTATCTTCTTAAGTACAAGTAGGCTAGGTACTTATTTTTTAGATACGTTTGCTCCTGGGATTTCAGTGGTATGCTTAACTTCTAAATCCCCTATTCTTAATTCACCCTTT from Dama dama isolate Ldn47 chromosome 9, ASM3311817v1, whole genome shotgun sequence carries:
- the LOC133062477 gene encoding histidine--tRNA ligase, mitochondrial isoform X2; its protein translation is MCGGRAGAGEQWSGCVRSFASCSGNPASCRKMPQLGLLHWRAWTVLLGQLRRPPGAVCIRAVRSHSQVAEALFTSQLKPHQEKSNFIIKTPKGTRDLSPQQMVVREKILDVVVSCFKRHGAKGLDTPAFELKEMLTEKYGEDSGLIYDLQDQGGELLSLRYDLTVPFARYLAMNKVKKMKRYHVGKVWRRESPTIVQGRYREFYQCDFDIAGQFDPMIPDAECLKIMCEILSGLQLGDFLIKINDRRILDGIFAVCGVPESKFHAICSSVDKLDKMSWKDVRHEMVVKKGLAPEVADRIGDYVQCHGGISLVEQMFQDPRLSQNKQALEGLGDLKLLFEYLTLFGVAEKVSFDLSLARGLDYYTGVIYEAVLLQTPVHAEEEPLNVGSVAAGGRYDGLVGMFDPRGHRVPCVGLSIGVERIFSIVEQRMKIFGEKIRTTETQVFVATPQKNFLQERLKLIAELWDAGIKAELMYKNNPKLLPQLHYCENMGIPLVVIIGEQELKEGIIKLRSVASREEVAIKRENLVAEIQQRLSES
- the LOC133062477 gene encoding histidine--tRNA ligase, mitochondrial isoform X1 produces the protein MCGGRAGAGEQWSGCVRSFASCSGNPASCRKMPQLGLLHWRAWTVLLGQLRRPPGAVCIRAVRSHSQVAEALFTSQLKPHQEKSNFIIKTPKGTRDLSPQQMVVREKILDVVVSCFKRHGAKGLDTPAFELKEMLTEKYGEDSGLIYDLQDQGGELLSLRYDLTVPFARYLAMNKVKKMKRYHVGKVWRRESPTIVQGRYREFYQCDFDIAGQFDPMIPDAECLKIMCEILSGLQLGDFLIKESWDCHCFDGEVIDKAFGLLPLSSQINDRRILDGIFAVCGVPESKFHAICSSVDKLDKMSWKDVRHEMVVKKGLAPEVADRIGDYVQCHGGISLVEQMFQDPRLSQNKQALEGLGDLKLLFEYLTLFGVAEKVSFDLSLARGLDYYTGVIYEAVLLQTPVHAEEEPLNVGSVAAGGRYDGLVGMFDPRGHRVPCVGLSIGVERIFSIVEQRMKIFGEKIRTTETQVFVATPQKNFLQERLKLIAELWDAGIKAELMYKNNPKLLPQLHYCENMGIPLVVIIGEQELKEGIIKLRSVASREEVAIKRENLVAEIQQRLSES
- the LOC133062477 gene encoding histidine--tRNA ligase, mitochondrial isoform X3, with product MCGGRAGAGEQWSGCVRSFASCSGNPASCRKMPQLGLLHWRAWTVLLGQLRRPPGAVCIRAVRSHSQVAEALFTSQLKPHQEKSNFIIKTPKGTRDLSPQQMVVREKILDVVVSCFKRHGAKGLDTPAFELKEMLTEKYGEDSGLIYDLQDQGGELLSLRYDLTVPFARYLAMNKVKKMKRYHVGKVWRRESPTIVQGRYREFYQCDFDIAGQFDPMIPDAECLKIMCEILSGLQLGDFLIKESWDCHCFDGEVIDKAFGLLPLSSQINDRRILDGIFAVCGVPESKFHAICSSVDKLDKMSWKDVRHEMVVKKGLAPEVADRIGDYVQCHGGISLVEQMFQDPRLSQNKQALEGLGDLKLLFEYLTLFGVAEKVSFDLSLARGLDYYTGVIYEAVLLQTPVHAEEEPLNVGSVAAGGRYDGLVGMFDPRGHRVPCVGLSIGVERIFSIVEQRMKIFGEKIRTTETQVFVATPQKNFLQERLKLIAELWDAGIKAELMYKNNPKLLPQLHYCENMGIPLVVIIGGH